Genomic DNA from Marinobacter sp. LV10MA510-1:
CCGTTAAACGAAGCCCAAGGCGAAGTGGACTACGCCGCTGGCTTCTTCGATTACTGCGCCAAAAATATTGAGGTGTTGAGTCCGCGTAACTTGGAGGAAAAGCCCAAAGGTTGCAGTTGGACCGTGCATTTTCGCCCGATCGGCGTGGTGGGCCTGATTACGCCCTGGAACTTCCCCATTGGCATGATTGCTAAAAAGCTGTCGGCGGCTCTGGCAGCCGGTTGCCCGTCGGTGATCAAACCCGCCAGTGCCACCCCGTTGACCATGGTTGCGCTGTTCACTCTGATGGATAAATACGTTGATCTGCCCGCCGGAATGGTGAACCTGGTGATGGGTAAAGCCAGCATGATTGGCAAAGCGCTGAGCGAAAGCCCGGACGTGCCTATGCTCAGCTTTACCGGTTCCACCGAAGTGGGGCGCCAGCTGATCAAAGACACCGCCGACTCGGTGAAAAAACTAGCTCTGGAGCTGGGTGGCAACGCGCCGTTTATCGTGTTTGACGACGCCGACCTGGACGCGGCGGTTGATAACCTGCTGGCCAACAAATTCCGCGGCAGCGGCCAGACCTGCGTGTGCGCTAACCGTATTTTTGCCCATGAAAACATTGTCGACAGTTTCAGTCAGAAACTGGCCGAACGGGTAAATAAAATGACCATAGGTGACGGCATCAACGGCGATGTAGACCTCGGCCCGCTGATCAACCGTGCCGGTTACAACAAGGTGAAACGCCATCTGGCAGACGCGCTAGAGCAGGGCGCCACTCTGGTAGCCGGTAAAAAGCCGTCAGAGTTGAACGATGACGATTTGTTTTTCCCGCCCACGGTGATTACTGGCGTAACTCGGCAGATGTGTTGCTCGCGGGAAGAAACCTTTGGCCCGTTGGTACCCATCGCCAGCTTTAGCGATGAAAACGAAGTGATCGCGGCCGGCAACGACACCGAGTTTGGCTTGGCCTCTTACGTGTTCACTGCGGATGTCAAACGCGCCCAGCGCGTAGCGGCCGGGCTGCGCTTTGGTCACGTGGGCTGGAACACTGGCACAGGCCCCACGCCGGAGGCGCCGTTTGGTGGTATGAAAATGTCGGGTACTGGCCGTGAAGGCGGCGAAGAAGGGCTGTTTGAATTCACCGAAGCGCAAACCGTACCCCGCGGGTTTTAATCGCGCCGGCTAGCCAAACAAGCGTTAGCGCTTGTCAGTGAAAGAGTGAACGAAAACGGTGGGCTGCGGCTCACCGTTTTTTGTGTAAAACCTATAGAGTTTTGCCTCCATGCACCCGCATTCGGCAAGGGCGATTCAAGGCTGGTATACTTTCCGACCTGTTTATTTAACCA
This window encodes:
- a CDS encoding aldehyde dehydrogenase family protein; this translates as MIESPLLQNITGYAGGQWQQAAADTFDVDNPATGAVIAKVPFVTEQQVQDAIAAAKKAEKLTEPYPLETRRKWLEDIRDALTANRAEMGRILCLEHGKPLNEAQGEVDYAAGFFDYCAKNIEVLSPRNLEEKPKGCSWTVHFRPIGVVGLITPWNFPIGMIAKKLSAALAAGCPSVIKPASATPLTMVALFTLMDKYVDLPAGMVNLVMGKASMIGKALSESPDVPMLSFTGSTEVGRQLIKDTADSVKKLALELGGNAPFIVFDDADLDAAVDNLLANKFRGSGQTCVCANRIFAHENIVDSFSQKLAERVNKMTIGDGINGDVDLGPLINRAGYNKVKRHLADALEQGATLVAGKKPSELNDDDLFFPPTVITGVTRQMCCSREETFGPLVPIASFSDENEVIAAGNDTEFGLASYVFTADVKRAQRVAAGLRFGHVGWNTGTGPTPEAPFGGMKMSGTGREGGEEGLFEFTEAQTVPRGF